Proteins encoded within one genomic window of Pseudomonadota bacterium:
- a CDS encoding formate dehydrogenase, producing LGAYLSADELDTPLDYEALAGIGGTLGHGGLVVFDDTVDMARQARYAMAFCALESCGKCTPCRIGAVRGVEVIDRIIAGEGRAREAVVLDDLCATMTSASLCAMGGMTPNPVLSAVRKFPADFGLQPADAPSASVT from the coding sequence GCTGGGAGCCTACCTGAGCGCCGACGAGCTCGACACGCCCCTCGACTACGAGGCGCTGGCGGGCATCGGCGGCACGCTCGGTCACGGAGGCCTGGTGGTGTTCGATGACACGGTCGACATGGCCCGGCAGGCGCGCTACGCCATGGCGTTCTGCGCCCTCGAGTCGTGCGGCAAGTGCACCCCCTGCCGCATCGGCGCGGTGCGCGGGGTCGAGGTCATCGATCGCATCATCGCCGGCGAGGGGCGGGCGCGCGAGGCCGTCGTGCTCGACGATCTCTGTGCGACCATGACGAGCGCCTCGCTCTGCGCCATGGGAGGCATGACCCCCAATCCCGTGCTTTCCGCGGTGCGGAAGTTTCCCGCCGACTTCGGGCTGCAGCCGGCAGACGCCCCCTCGGCGTCGGTGACCTGA